Within the Streptomyces sp. R41 genome, the region TACTCCTGCCACAGGCGGGCGGCCGCCGGGTGCGGGGCGTCCTTGTTGATGGCCTGCGAGTAGTACTGGGAGAACTGGCCGTCGGTCGGGACGGTGACCTTCCAGTCGACGCCCTTGGACTTGAACTCGTCGGCGTAACCGGCGTTCAGGTAGTCCCAGTCGATGCTGATCGGCGTCTCGCCCTTCTCGACCGTGGCCGGCGTCGACTCGACCGGCGTGTAGTTGCCGTTCTTCTTCAGCTTGGCGAAGAAGTCGAGGCCGGGCTGGATGTCGTCGAAGGAGCCGCCGTTGGCGAGCGAGGCCGCGTACACGCCACCGAAGGCCGAACCGGACTTGGTGGGGTTGCCGTTGAGCGCGACCTGGCCCTTGTACTCCGGCTTGAGCAGGTCCTTGAAGGTCGTCGGGCACTCCTTGACCTTCTTGGCGTCGCAGCCGATGGAGATGTAGCCGCCGTAGTCGTTGTACCACTGCCCCTTCGGGTCCTTCTGGCCCTCGGGGATGTCACCGAAGGAGGCGACCTCGTAGGGCGCGAGCAGCCCCTGCTGGGCGGCGCTCAGAGCGAAGGAGCTGCCGAGGTCGAGGACGTCGGGTGTCCGGTCCTGGCCCTTGCGCGACGTGACGGCGTTGATCTCGTCCTGGCTGGAGCCGTCCGGGTTCTCGACCTCGATCTTGATGCCGTACTTCTTCTTGAAGCCGTCGATCAGGGCGCCGTAGTTGGCCCAGTCGCGGGGCAGCGCGATCGCGTGCAGCGTGCCCTCCTTCTTGGCGGCCTTGACCAGGGCGTCGAGGCCGCCGAAGTCCGCGGCCGAGGTCGCGGTGGCCGCGCTCTTGCCGTTGGCGGTGGTCGCCTTGTCGTCGGGAGCGGCGCCACAGGCGCTCAGGGCGAGTGCGGCGGCGACGGCGAGGCCGCCGGTGAGGACGGCGGTCCTCGGCAGGAACACGGTCACGGTCTCTCCAGGAGTACGCACGAGGGTGTGGTGGGACGGAGAACTTGTCTGAACAAGTTGGCCCCAGTAGGCCCGGCAATGGTGTCCTGTTCGTAAACTTTGGCGAAACCGTGACCCTTGATTCCCTGCACAATCCCGGCCCGCGCCGATCACCGTCGTATCTCGATTAGGCTGGTCACGCTGTGCACAACAGCCGAATCAGAGGGGAAGCATGGCGGCGCGACACGAGGAGATCGCCGACGAGCTGCGGCGGGCGATCGACCGCGAGGAGTACACGGTGGGCAGCCTGCTGCCCGCGGAGACGGACCTCGCGGCCCACTACGGCGTCTCGCGCGGCACGGTCCGCCAGGCCGTCGCGGCGCTGACCGCCGAGGGACTCATCGGCTCCCGCCAGGGCGCCCGCCGCGTGGTCCTGGCCAGCCGCCGCAGCCAGAGCTTCGCCGAACTGCGCAGCTTCGCCCAGTGGGCGCGCGCGATGGGGCGGGAGGCGACGGGCCATGTGGTGTCGCAGGAATACCAGCCGGCGACCTCGGAGGACGCCGTACGTCTCCAACTCCCCGAGATGACACCCGTGTTGCACGTCCTGCGCGTCCGCGGCCTGGACGGCGAACCGGTCCTGCTGGAGCGGACCGTGTACGCGGACTGGATCTCCCCCGCAGTCGAGGCCATCGAACCGGAGTGCCCCTCGGTCACCCAGCGGCTCTTCGAGGACACCGGTCTGGTCTTCGCCTACGGCGAGCACGTCATCGACGCGGTCGCGGCCGGCGCCCAGGACGCCGACCTGCTCGGCGTCCGCCGCACCAGCCCGCTCCTCCGCGTCCGCCGCGTCACCACCACACGCGAAGGGCGCCCGGTGGAATGGTCCGACGACCGCTACCGCTCGGACGCCGTGAGCTTCAGCGTGCACAACTCGATCGGGAACAACGCGCTGGCCCGCAAGACAGCGGAGTGAGTGGCAGCGCCCCGTCAGGGGCGCGGGGCCGTGACATATGCGGCTCCGCCGCGTGGGCGCGACCAGCCACGTACAGGCCGCAGCCGCGAACAAGCCCCAGAGGCACCTACGTAGGCGACCCAGAAGAAAACCGTCGCAGCAACGGCGAAAGCACCAGCACGGACTTCGTCCGTTCCACGAACGGCTCCCCGGCAATCCGCTCCAGCACCCGCTCGAAGTGCCGCATGTCGGAGGCGAAGACCTGCACGACCGCGTCCGCCTCCCCGGTGACGGTGGAGGCGGCCACCACCTCCTGGTACCGCTCAAGACCGCGCTGAATCGTCTCCGGCGAGGTGTTACGGCGGCAGTAGATCTCGACGAACCCCTCGGTCTCCCACCCGAGCGCCGCCGGGTCCACCCGCACGGTGAACCCGGTGATGGCCCCGGTGGCCCGCAACCGGTCCACCCGTCGCTTCACGGCGGGCGCGGACAGACCGACCAGTTGCCCAATGTCGGCGTAGGAGCGACGCGCATCCTCGGCGAGGGCGTGCACGATGCGTTCGTCGAGATCGTTCAGCACTGCGGGTGGATCACTTTTCTGACGTTGCGATACGGGACCGGCGATAGCCGTAACTGAAGTAGAACACGAGCCCGACGGCCATCCAGACCCCGAAGACCACCCAGGTGACGGTCGACAGGCTGCCCATCATCCACACACAGAGGACGAAGCCGATCGCGGGCAGCAGGGGCGAGAGCGGAACCCGGAAAGTACGCCGCATGTCCGGGCGTGTCCGGCGCAGTACCACCACGGCGATGTTGACCAGCGCGAAGGCGAAGAGCGTACCGATGCTGGTGGCGTCGGCGAGCTGGCCGAGCGGAATCGCGGCGGCGAGGACACCGCAGAACAGCGAGACGATCACGGTGTTGGCACGGGGCGTACCCGTCTTCGGGTCGACCCGTGCGAAGACCTTGGGCACGAGCCCGTCGCGGGACATCGCGAAGAGGATGCGGGTCTGGCCGTACAGCACGGTCAGGACGACGCTCGCGATGGCGATGACGGCGCAGGCGGCCAGCAGCGTGCCCCAGAAGGTCTGCCCGGTGACGTCCTTCATGATCTCGGCGAGCGCGGCCTCCGAGTCGTTGAAGCGCTGCCAGGGCTTCGCGCCGACGGCGACGGCCGCGACGACGACGTACAGCGCCGTCACGATGACCAGCGAGAGCATGATCGCGCGCGGCAGGTCGCGCTGGGCGTTCTTCGCCTCCTCACCGGCCGTGGAGGCAGCGTCGAAGCCGATGTACGAGAAGAAGAGCGTCGCACCCGCGGCGCTGACGCCGGTCATGCCGAGCGGCATGAAGTGCTCGTAGTTGCCGGACCGGAAGCCCTGAATGCCGATCGCGCAGAAGAGCACCAGCGCGGCGATCTTCACGCACACCATGATCGTGTTGGCGCGCGCCGACTCCTTCGCCCCGCCGAGCAGGAACGCCATCGCGAGCAGCACGACGATCAGCGCGGGCAGGTTGAAGATGCCGCCGTCGCCGGGCGGCGCGGACAGGGCGTCCGGGATGGTGACGCCGATCGTGCCGTCGAGCAGCTCGTTCAGGTACTCGCCCCAGCCGACCGCGACCGCGGCCACCGAGACGCCGTACTCGAGGACCAGACACCAGCCGCAGATCCAGGCGATCAGCTCGCCCATCGTTGCGTACGCATACGAGTACGAGGACCCCGAGACCGGGATGGTGCCCGCCAGCTCGGCGTACGAGAGGGCGGAGAAGAGCGCCGTGAGACCGGCGATCACGAAGGACAGGGTGACCGCGGGGCCGGCCTTGGGGACGGCTTCGCCGAGGACGACGAAGATGCCGGTGCCGAGCGTGGCACCGATGCTGATCATGGTTAGCTGCCACAGCCCGAGGGAGCGCCGGAGTGAGCCTCCCTCACCCTGGCCACCCTCGGCGACCAGGGCTTCTACGGGCTTGCGGCGCATGAGGCGCGCGCCTGTCCCCGGGGACGGTGGGGCGGATGTGGTGCGGGACTGCGGGGGTGCGCCTTGGTCGAGCACGCGCTGGCTCCTTCATCGCTGCCGGTCGGGACGGCGGGGACCGGCGGCACCCCTGCGAGCAGGAACCCACCGAGCGGGGTCCCCGCCACGCCTATGTACAGCGCTTGACCCTATGAGTCCGGCCTTCACGGGCGTAATGCAGCAACCTTGCGCATCTCCGCAAGATCGTTGCGTTCATCGCATCCCGGCGCATGTTCGTTGCGCGGGGCCTTTCGATGGTTGCGCAAGGCGCCTTTCATCGCCTTGACGAGGTTCCGGAAGCCCTATGGATTGACACCTCGTCAGGTCTGCTTCATGGTGCTCGCCACTCGATACGGGAGGCACGGCATGGACCTGGATGTCCTGTACGAGATCGACGTACCGAAGCCCTGGAAGGGACCGCACCCCTACGGTCAACGCGCGGCCGAGCAGCGGGCGTACCGCGAGGCCGTGGAGCAGATCCGGCTCGCCGACCGGATGGGGTTCCGCACGGTGTGGGCGGTGGAGCACCACTTCCGCGAGGGCCGCTCGCACTGCCCCGCCCCGGAGGTGCTGCTGGGCCATCTCGCGGCGCTGACCGAGCGCATCCGGCTGGGCTTCGGCGTGACCCTCACGCCGTTCGGCTTCACTGCCCCGCAGCGGATCGCGGAGAAGGTCGCCGCCGTCGACGTACTGTCCGACGGGCGCGTGGAGTGGGGCACGGGCCGCTCGACGCCCATGGAGCAGACGGCGTTCGGCGTGGACCGCGCCAACTCCCGCGAGGACTGGCGTGAGGCGATCGAGATCGTCACCGGGATGTGGCGCGAGGAGTACTTCGCCTACGAGTCGCCGCGCTTCTCCTTCCCCCGCCGCATGGTCACCCCGAAACCGGTCCAGGACCCGCACCCGCCCTGCTGGATGGCGGCGACCTCGCCCGGTTCGGCGGAGGTCGCGGGCGCGAGCGGCCTCGGTCTGCTCTCGTTCTCGATCATGCAGCCGCTGGAGGCGATGGCCCGCCAGGTCGCCGCGTACCGCGAGGCGGCCCGCGCACCGCGCCCGATCACCGACGTCACCACGGACCGCGTCGCCGCGTACACCCTTGTCCACGCCACGGACCGCCCGGGCAAGCGCGTCTGGGACTCGGTCGCCTGGTGGTACGAGAACCTGGCGCGCTTCACCCTGGACTGGGAGCTCCCCCACCTCTCCCCCGACGAGCGCGACCGCGCCTTCCCGCTCCTCGATCCGATCATCCAAGGAGCCGTCCCGGTCAGGGAGTTCAACGACGGCGACATGATCCTCATCGGCGACGCGGAGACCATCGTCCGCAAGGCGAAGCACTACGCGGACCTCGGGATCGACCAGCTCATCTGCTACGTCCAGTGGGGCTATCTGGAACACCGGGAGATCCTGCGCACGATCGAGATCCTGGGGAAGGAAGTCATCCCGGAGCTGGCGGGGTACCGGCCGAAGGCGGTGCCATGACCCCAGGCCCCACAACTCCTGACCCCACACCCCCTTCGGACACGTCCCCGGTGCCCGACTACGCCTCCCTCCACCGCCTCGAGGGCCGGTCGTTCGTCCTGCTGGGCGCCGGCAACGGCATCGGCCGCCAGACCGCGCACGCGCTCACCGCACTGGGCGCCCGGGTGCTCTGCGTCGACGTGGACAAGGAACGCGCGGAGGCCGTCGCCGCCGAGACCGGCGGGGTGCCGTACGTCGCCGACGTGACGCGACGGGAGGCGGTACGGGATCTCTTCACCTACGCCATAGGGGAGTTGGGCCCGGTCGGCGGAGTCGTCGACATCGTCGGCATGGCCCAGTACGGCCCCCTGGACGCGATGGACGACCAGACCTGGGACTGGCACTTCGACATGGTGCTGCGGCACGCGTGGCTCGCGGTCCAGTACGGCGGCCCGGCGGTCGCCGAATCCGGCGGCGGCCCCCTCGTGTTCGTCGCCTCCGTCTCCGGCCTGACCTCCGCGCCGCTGCACGCCGCGTACGGCGCGGCGAAGGCCGGCCTCGTGTCGCTGGTCCGCTCGGCCGCGGTGGAGTTCGGGCCGCGCGGCGTGCGGGTCAACGCCGTTGCGCCCGGGGCGGTTTGGACGCCGCGGGTCGCCGGCCTGCTCGGTGCGGAGGGCCGTCGCCGAAACGCCGAGAACGCCCCGCTCGGACGCATGGCCGAACCCGCCGACATCGCCTCGGCCCTGCTCTTCCTGGCATCCCCGCTCTCCTCGTACGTCACCGGCCAGACCCTCGTCGTGGACGGCGGCGTCACGGTCAAGTTCCCGTACCCGACGATCGGCGGCCCACGATGAAGAACCTCCTGCGCGGCCTCGCGTGGTGGTCGGACGACGGCCGTCCGCTGCGCGCCGACCCTGCCGACCGGGACCGGCTGCCCGCCGACACCTGGTCGCGGGCTCTCGTACCGGCGGGCGTACGCCTGGAGTTGAGGTGTCACGGGGTGTCCGCGCTGCGGATCCGGTACGCGGCGACGGAGCCGTCCCTCGCGGACACGTACCGCGACTCCGCCCCCGTCTTCACGCTGCTGTCGGGCGACGAGGTGGCGGACGAGGTCCCGGCGCGGCCGACGGACGACGGCACGGCGGTTTTCGAACTCCCCTGTCCCGACGGCGAGTTCACCGTCCACCTGCCGGAAGCCCTGAGCCCGGTGATCCGCGCGGTCGGCACGGACGCGGGCACGGTCGAGGCCGCTCCCGCACGCCCCCGCTGGGTCGTCTACGGCGACTCGATCGTCGAGGGCTGGTCGGCCTCACGCCCGCATCTCGCCTGGCCCGCGATCGCCGGACGGGCACTGGGCGTCGACACGGTGAATCTCGGCTACGCGGGCGCGGCACGCGGCGAACTCGCCTCGGCCGAGCAACTGGCCTCGCTCGACGCCGACTTGGTCACCATCGCCTTCGGCACCAACTGCTGGGCGCGGCCACCGCATTCGGCCGCGCTGCTGTACGAGGTGGTGCGAGCGTTCCTGACGGTGGTCCGCCAAAGCCACCCGCACGTCCCCCTGCTGGTCGTCTCCCCCGTCGTACGCCCCGACGCGGACACCACGGCGAACCGCCTCGGCGCCACGCTGGCGGATCTTCGGGATGCGGTGGAGCGGGCAGCACACGACGTACCGCTGCTGCCTGGAGGCCGACTCCTGGACCCGGCTCACCTGGCGGACGGGGTACATCCGGGCGACGCAGGGCACGCCCTGCTGGCGGAGGCGGTGGTGGAGGCGCTACGGAAGACGAGCTGAGGCCCCGTCCATGGGGCCCCGCCAGGCGGTTTAGCCCGTCCGGCGTTTGAGGACGAGGCCTTTCAGGCCGAAGCGGGGGTCTGGGGGTGGCAGCCCCCCAGGTACGGAACGGGCAGGGGCGGAGGGGGCGAAAATCCCGAGTGCGCAACGGCACGTCAGCCGTCGCGCTCGGCTCCGGCCCCGGCCCGGCCTCAGCCCGCGTCCGGCCCCCCGGCGATCCCCCGCGCCCGCGCCACGTCCTCCTCGTCGAACCCCATCTGCCCGGGCCGCCCGTAGGCCGCCGCCTGCGCGTCGATCCAGCGCGTGTGGGCCTCCCAGGCCGCCTGCTTGCTGGTGCCGAGGGCCGCGCCGATCTGGGACCAGGAAGCACCGGACTCGCGGGCGGCGCGGACGGTGAGCTGACGGCCGTACGCCGCCTTGCGGGCGACCACCTCGCTCAGCGCGAGGAGCTCGAGCAGCTCGGCCCGGTCGAGCGCCTCGGCGTCGCTCCCGGCCCCGGCGAGCGACTCCCGCACGCGCAGCTCGTCGAGGCGAGCCACAGCGGTCAGCAGGGTGTACTGCGGCTCGATGCTCTGCGGTGTCGTCATGACCTCAGCCTTGCGTCAAGCAAGCTTGACGTCAAGAGGGCCTGACGCTCTGCTCGACGACGGACAGCTCCTTGACCAGGAACACACAGGGGTCGGCGCACTCGTGCCGCTCACCGCTGGAGCCCAGGTGCGCATAGCGGTCGACGTACGCCACGGTGGGCCGGTAGCCGAGCCGCGCGTACAGCGCGGCGGCACGCGGGTTGTCGTCGCCGACACCGAGCCCCATGAGCCCGATTCCGCGCGCGATCGCCCTCTCCTCTGCGGCGCGCACGAGAGCACTGCCGATGCCCCGGGAGCGCAGCGACCCTGGCCACACGAACAGCCCGTTGAGCTCGGGACAGCCCGGCCGCGCCGCCCGCACCTCGGGAGCCGCGTACCCGGTCCAGCGGATCTCCGCGTGCCCGACGGGCCGATCGTCGAGCCAGGGGATCAGACAGGTGCTGCCACCGGCCTCCTGGCGCGCGAAACGCGCCCGGTGATTTCCGTCGACGCTGTACGACGGCATGAAGCGGTCAAGGAGCGCGAGGTCCTCGACCGAGCAGTCCGCGATTCTCATCCGGCCGAGCGTAGCGAGCGCCGAACACACGTACGGCCCCTTTTCCCGAGAGGCGGGAACAGGGGCCGTGCGTGAAGGAGAGCGCGTCAGCTCCAGCTGGCGTGCAGCGGCTTGCCCTCGGCGTAGCCGGCCGCGCTCTGGATGCCGACGATGGCCTTCTCGGCGAACTCCTCCAGAGAGTTGGCGCCCGCGTAGGTGCAGGAGGAACGGACGCCCGCGATGATCGAGTCGATCAGGTCCTCGACGCCCGGGCGGGACGGGTCGAGGAACATGCGCGAGGTGGAGATGCCCTCCTCGAACAGCGCCTTGCGAGCCCGGTCGTACGCCGACTCCTCGCTGGTGCGGTTGCGCACCGCGCGCGCGGAGGCCATGCCGAACGACTCCTTGTACAGGCGCCCGTTGGCGTCCTGCTGGAGGTCGCCCGGGGACTCGTACGTACCGGAGAACCAGGAACCGATCATGACGTTGGACGCGCCCGCGGCCAGCGCCATGGCGACGTCACGCGGGTGCCGGACACCGCCGTCGGCCCACACGTGCTTGCCGTACTTCTTCGCCTCGGCGGCGCATTCCATGACGGCGGAGAACTGCGGCCGGCCGACGCCGGTCATCATGCGGGTGGTGCACATGGCGCCGGGGCCGACACCGACCTTGATGATGTCCGCTCCCGCGTCGACGAGGTCCTTGACGCCCTCGGCGGCGACGATGTTGCCCGCGACGATCGGGACCTGCGGGTCGAGCGCCCGCACCGTCCTGATCGCGCTGATCATCGACTCCTGGTGGCCGTGCGCCGTGTCGATGACGAGCGTGTCGACGCCCGCGTCGAGGAGCTGCTTGGCCTTGCCCGCGACATCGCCGTTGATGCCGACGGCGGCGGCGATGCGCAGCTTGCCGTCCGCGTCGGTGGCCGGGGTGTAGAGCGTGGCGCGCAGGGCGCCCTTGCGGGTCAGGATGCCGGCGAGCTTGCCGTCCGCGTCCACGGCGGGGGCGTAGCGGCGGTTGGCGTGGTCGAGCGTGTGGAAGGCCTCGCGCGGGTCGATGTCGGCGTCGAGGAGCAGCAGGTCCCTGGACATGACCTCGGTCAGCTGCGTGAAGCGGTCCACGCCGGTGAGGTCGGCGTCGGTGACCACACCGACCGGGCGGCCGTCCTCGTCCACGACGACGCCCGCGTTGTGCGCGCGCTTGTTCAGCAGCGCCAGCGCGTCGGCGACGGTCTGGTGGGGGGCCAGGACGATCGGGGTGTCGAGCACCAGGTGGCGTCCCTTGACCCAGGAGATGACCTCGGTGACGACCTCGATCGGGATGTCCTGCGGGATGACGACGAGCCCACCGCGGCGGGCGACGGTCTCGGCCATCCGGCGGCCCGCGATGGCGGTCATGTTGGCGACGACGAGCGGGATGGTGGTGCCCGTGCCGTCCGGGGAAGCGAGGTCCACGCCCTGACGCGAGCCGACCGAGGAGCGGCTGGGCACCATGAAGACGTCGTCGTACGTCAGGTCGTACGGGGGCTGGATGTCATTGAGGAAACGCACGTGCTGCACATCCCAGTCGATCAGAGGTGGCCCCCGGACAGGTCAGCCAGGGGGAAGAGCACGTACTTCATTGTCCCATGTCGGCCGGTATGCGGTGCCCGCACAGATCATCCAGGCTGGTCGGTGGGCAGTTGGTCGGATCCTCCAAGGGAGAGGACGACGGACAGCGTCGCGTTGTGCTCCTGGTAGTGCCCCGCGGCCGCCGCCAGGATCTCCTGGACGATTTCCCACTCGTCGGGGTGCCCGACCGCGTAGGGCCGCCAGCCGGTCACCACGAGCAGTCGGCCCGGGGTCGCGGGCCCCCAGTCGGGGTCGCCCAGGACATCAGCGAGCGCGTCCCAGTTCCGGCCGAACCACTCCGGCAGGTCGAGGGCGCGTGCGCAGCGCTCCATGAAGGCGCCCTTGTCCCTGACGCCGGCGAGGTCGAGTTCGGTGACCTGCCACCCCGCCGCGCGGCACACGTCCGCGAAGGGCCCGTGAGTCATCTCAGCACCGCCCTGAACGACTTGTAGTGATCATCGGTGTAGTAGATCTCACCGCCCTGCCCGGTGACAATGCGCCGGGCTCCGCGGTCTCGCTCGCCGGGGGTTTTGACCGTGTACTCGTGGTAATAGCCGCGCGGGTGTTTCGGCAGCAGCCGCTCGAAGTTGCCGAAGACGACGCCGTCCCTGGCGTACGGGAAGGGGCCGCCCTCGTCGATGAGGGCGAGGGTCCGACGGGCCTCGGCGGGCAGCTGGGCCTCGGGGACGGTACGCATGTCGCCGACCCAGGACGGGGCTGCCGTCGGGGCACGTGTGTCGGAGGCGGTCGTGTTCGTCGAGGAGCAGCCCGTCAGCAGCACTCCGAGGCACAGGAACAGGCCCGCGAACACGCGGGGGACGGACCGCAGCAGCATGACGTCGATGCTGCCACGGCCGCCCCCGAGCGGCGCGGCGATGGGCCCCGAGGGGCCCTGAAGGGTCACGGCCCGTCCGGGTCCGCCCGGTTCAGAGCCGGTCGCGGCGTCGGCCCCGCCGTCATCAGATAGTCCGCGGCCGACGTGTCCGTCACCAGGCTGGTGACGAGCCCGGAGCGCAGCACCGCGTCGATGGCGGCCGCCTTCCGCTGCCCGCCCGCGATGGCGACGACCTCCGGTATGCGCCGCAGCCGGTCGGCCTCGACCGTGATGCAGCGCTCGCCCAGGTCACGGCCGACCCGTCGGCCCTCGGCGTCGAAGAGGTGCGCGGACATCTCGGCGGCGACGCCGAGCGACGCGTAGTGCGCGCGCTCCTCGTCGCTGAGCATGTCGTGCACCGTGGAGATGCCCGGCTCCCAGGAACCGATGGACACGCACGCGACCGTGACCTTGTCGAAGTACTCGAAGGCGCGGGCGATCCCGGTCTGGTTGCGCAGCGCGGCCGCGGTGGCCGCGTCGGGCAGCAGCATCGGCGCGTAGATGGGGTGGGCGTCCCCGCCCGACACCTGCGCGGCGCGCCGTACCGCCTCGACCGAGCCGCGCTCGGCGGTCCCGGCGTCGTACACACCCGTCAACTGGACCACCGTGCAGGGCGGCAGCCGGTCGAGGGCGGCCGCCATGTGGATGGTGGACCGGCCCCAGGCCAGGCCGAGCACATCGCCCTCGTTGACCAGCTCGCCGAGCAGGTCCGCGGCGACCTCGCCGAGGTTCTCGGGGTCGGGCGACTCGTCGGCGACCTCGGCCGGCGACTCGACCACGACGGCGTGCCTGAGGCCGTAGCGGGCGCGCAGCGCGTCGGAGCGCTCCGCGTCCAGTTCGGCCGGCACGCGGATCTCGATGCGCACGAGATCACGTTCGAGAGCGGTCTCCAGGACCCGGGCCACCTTGAAGCGGCTGACGCCGAACTCCTCCGCGATCTGGATCTTGGACTTGCCCTCGAGGTAGAAGCGGCGGGCCATGGCCGCCGCCTGCACCAGCTCAGCGGGTCCCATCCGCATGGCTGACCGGCCCGCCGACATACCCGACACGGCGATCTCCTCACTGCTGTTCACACTCTGGATTCGCCGTTCATCCTTGCAGATCCGGCGTACTTGATCAGCCCTGATGGGCGCCGTTCACGTTCCCTTGGCTCAGTGGTCGCACGCCCACGCCGCATGGGCGATCGCCTCCTGTGCCTGGGTGCGCAATGCACGTACCGCCTGGGCCGGGTCAGATGCCCCGTAGACCGCCGAACCGGCGACGAAGACGTCGGCTCCCGCCTCCGCGCACCGCTCGATGGTGGACGCCGACACGCCGCCGTCGACCTGGAGCCACAGTTCGAGGCCGTGCTTGCTGATCAGCTCACGGGTGCGGCGGATCTTCGGGAGCATGATGTCGAGGAACGCCTGGCCGCCGAAGCCGGGCTCGACCGTCATGATCAGCAGCATGTCGAGTTCGGGGAGCAGGTCCTCGTACGGCTCGATGGGGGTCGCGGGCTTGAGCGCCATGGAGGCGCGGGCGCCCTTGGCCCGGATCTCGCGGGCGAGTCGCACCGGCGCGGCGGCCGCCTCGGCGTGGAAGGTGACGGAACCGGCACCCGCTTCCACGTACTGGGGGGCCCACCGATCGGCGTCCTCGATCATCAGATGGCAGTCCAGCGGCGTGTCCGTCGCACGGGCCAGAGACTCTACGACCGGCACACCGAGCGTGAGGTTCGGTACGAAATGGTTGTCCATGACGTCGACGTGGAGCCAGTCGGCCCCTTCCACCGCCTTTGCCTCCTCGGCAAGGCGGGCGAAGTCGGCGGACAGGATGCTGGGGTTG harbors:
- a CDS encoding barstar family protein, coding for MTHGPFADVCRAAGWQVTELDLAGVRDKGAFMERCARALDLPEWFGRNWDALADVLGDPDWGPATPGRLLVVTGWRPYAVGHPDEWEIVQEILAAAAGHYQEHNATLSVVLSLGGSDQLPTDQPG
- a CDS encoding ribonuclease domain-containing protein; this translates as MLLRSVPRVFAGLFLCLGVLLTGCSSTNTTASDTRAPTAAPSWVGDMRTVPEAQLPAEARRTLALIDEGGPFPYARDGVVFGNFERLLPKHPRGYYHEYTVKTPGERDRGARRIVTGQGGEIYYTDDHYKSFRAVLR
- a CDS encoding sugar-binding transcriptional regulator → MNSSEEIAVSGMSAGRSAMRMGPAELVQAAAMARRFYLEGKSKIQIAEEFGVSRFKVARVLETALERDLVRIEIRVPAELDAERSDALRARYGLRHAVVVESPAEVADESPDPENLGEVAADLLGELVNEGDVLGLAWGRSTIHMAAALDRLPPCTVVQLTGVYDAGTAERGSVEAVRRAAQVSGGDAHPIYAPMLLPDAATAAALRNQTGIARAFEYFDKVTVACVSIGSWEPGISTVHDMLSDEERAHYASLGVAAEMSAHLFDAEGRRVGRDLGERCITVEADRLRRIPEVVAIAGGQRKAAAIDAVLRSGLVTSLVTDTSAADYLMTAGPTPRPALNRADPDGP
- the rpe gene encoding ribulose-phosphate 3-epimerase; its protein translation is MAVQINPSILSADFARLAEEAKAVEGADWLHVDVMDNHFVPNLTLGVPVVESLARATDTPLDCHLMIEDADRWAPQYVEAGAGSVTFHAEAAAAPVRLAREIRAKGARASMALKPATPIEPYEDLLPELDMLLIMTVEPGFGGQAFLDIMLPKIRRTRELISKHGLELWLQVDGGVSASTIERCAEAGADVFVAGSAVYGASDPAQAVRALRTQAQEAIAHAAWACDH